A window of Bufo gargarizans isolate SCDJY-AF-19 chromosome 9, ASM1485885v1, whole genome shotgun sequence contains these coding sequences:
- the LOC122919726 gene encoding major histocompatibility complex class I-related gene protein-like — protein MSREVMIFCKGHSIVYHSCRVSVLPFQGDHILQNLDGCVLFDNGTVNIIKKYHFNGKPLAFFNWETGKWMAELPEYKDLVDDWNGNTTMSEEEKNISLSECVPHIQELLQLGKCTLDRKEAPVVKVTQVPKENAGVRLYCRAYGHYPKDIFIMWYKNGHQIREMMMERLTLPLPDLTYLTSLSFNVSAVADDVYTCKVNHSSMLLNFTQDLRISDDFESLSSTSSNPSTGAVIAICLAIILAITIIVFSSVSFAKRGRQ, from the exons ATGTCTCGAGAGGTGATGATTTTCTGTAAGGGACATTCCATTGTTTACCACTCATGCAGAGTTTCTGTTCTTCCGTTTCAAGGAGACCACATTCTTCAAAATTTAGACGGATGCGTCCTCTTTGATAATGGCACAGTtaatatcataaaaaaatatcattttaatGGAAAACCACTTGCATTTTTCAACTGGGAGACTGGAAAATGGATGGCAGAACTGCCGGAGTATAAAGATTTGGTTGATGATTGGAATGGAAATACAACTATGTCTGAAGAAGAAAAGAATATTTCATTGAGTGAATGTGTTCCGCACATACAAGAACTGCTTCAACTGGGCAAATGCACGCTCGATAGGAAAG AGGCTCCAGTTGTGAAAGTGACTCAGGTTCCTAAAGAGAATGCTGGCGTTAGGCTCTACTGTCGAGCATATGGACATTACCCCAAGGACATCTTCATAATGTGGTACAAGAACGGACACCAGATAAGGGAGATGATGATGGAAAGGTTGACCCTGCCACTTCCTGACTTGACATATCTGACCTCATTATCTTTCAATGTTTCGGCTGTGGCTGATGATGTTTATACCTGCAAGGTCAACCACAGTAGTATGCTGCTGAATTTCACACAAGATCTAA gaaTTTCAGATGATTTTGAAAGTCTAAGCAGCACTTCTTCGAATCCATCTACTGGGGCGGTGATTGCTATCTGCCTGGCCATCATCCTGGCCATCACTATCATTGTGTTTAGCTCAGTATCATTTGCAAAAAGGGGACGACAATGA